The DNA sequence TTTGGCCTGACTGAGAATCGGCGCGGCGGCGAGACTAACTTTCAGGTTGATTCCGTCAAAATTAAGTTGATACTGCTCCGGGGCGAGATTTTGCTCTTCAGCAAAAAACAACAACTCGGCTAGAAAGTCCACCAACAGGGATTCGCGATCTGAAAAAGGAAGCTCAAACTCTATCGGGCGACGCAGCCCCTCGGCCAGTTCTGTCTGTGAAAGCGCAAACATGCCGCGGGCAGCCTGTTCCAGCAACGCGGGCAAATCGGGCGCCCAGACGAGCAATTCCCAATCGGCGGTGTGTTCGATTTCACGGTATCCGGCAGTGTGTTCAGGCATAATTTCAGTATACCTTAATTGCTATCGACCTCCGAGATTTCACCAAATTCCTGCTGATTTCGGCGTTTCTGTCAGAAAATCTCGGAGGTCTTTATGGGTGAACAAACGCGGGCGCTCGGTTATAATAATTGGGAGGTTATTTTCCCATGAGTGCAATCGTTAAGACACTAAATCAAATTGAAGCGCGTTTGCAAACCCTGATTGAGGGAAAGATTGCCGGATTATTCCCGGCACAATTCGACAAAGCAAAACTTATTGACGAGTTGATGGCTGCGCTGCAAACCGGAATCATTGAGCAACAAGGTGTTTTAACCGCGCCCGATATCTTTCACATCCGCACGCACCCCCAGCACAGCTTGCAGCAAATTGCACCCGAACCGGTTACACGCGAAATGAGCGACGTTCTCTCCCAGGCAGCCGAACAAGCCGGAGTAGCATTCCGCCACCCCCCAATTGTTGATCTGGTGCAACTCGTCAATTTGGAAACCGAAGGGATTGAAATTATCACGGCTTTCAGGGGTGAAACTGTCGGGGAAACTCACGCCATTCAGGTTGAACCCGAAGAGAGTGTTGAAAACGCCCCGCCCAACGCTTTTTTGATTGTGAATGGCAGTCAGATTTTCACCCTCGACAAATCGGTGATTAATATTGGACGACGCAACGAAAATGATCTGGTCATTGACGATCCGCGGGTTTCACGCAACCACGCCCAACTTCGGGCTACTCGTGGCCGCTACACTATCTTTGATCTGGATTCAACCGGGGGAACTCTGGTAAATGGCAACCCGATTTCGCAAAGCGAACTTTTCCCCAGAGATGTGATCTCGATCGCCGGGGTTCCGCTGGTTTACGCGCAAGACGAAGTTATCGATACAGGTACCACCCAGGAATACCTGCCAAAACCAGCTACGGATGATGAGCACCCCACTCGTGGAGCGATATTATGAGTGGCATTATATTGCTGGGTATCCGCATTCTTGCAGCGCTGGCCTTATACAGCTTTTTGGGTTGGGCATTGTGGCTATTGTGGCGCGGCCTTCAGCAGCATCCTGATAAAGTTGTCACCGCAATGGCGGTATTGCAAATCCAAATTCAGATTGGTGAGCAAGAGCAAAGGCAACAGTTTCATGCCTCGGAAATTACAATCGGGCGCGCCCCGACCTGCGAATGTTTTATCAATTCCAAAACGGTCTCCACACGGCATGCCCGTTTAAGCTTTCATCACGGGCAATGGTGGGCCGAAGACCTCGGCTCGACCAACGGCACATTGCTCAATCGGGAAAAACTTCTGGAACCCACCGTTCTGGTGCTGGGGGATATATTACAATGTGGGGAAGCTATCATTTCTATTCAGACATGGAATAATCGCCCCGAGGAAGAATCGTATGCCTGACCCTGTGCAAACGCCCCCGCCCGAACAAGAAACCACCCCATCTGCGTTTCTGATTGTCGACGGCGGTCAAATTGTTCCGCTTGACCGAGCTGTTATCACGATCGGTCGCAAAAAAGATAATCAAATTATCATCAATAATCCGCACGTTTCGCGTCACCACGCTCAAATCCGCAATGTTCAGCAGCGCTATCTTTTGGTTGATCTCAACTCCAAAGTGGGCTGCTCTGTGAATGGCAAGCGCGTTGAACAAGCTCTACTCAAACCCGGCGATGTCATCTCGATTGGGGGTGTGCCACTCATCTTCGGTCAGGGTGCTGATAGCAAAAAGCGCGCCCAGGAAAATATGCACCCTTCAGCGAATCCTCTTACCGGGCCAACCCTCACCACCGATCTCAAAGCTGCAGACGATTATCTGGCGCTATTTGACGATGCGCAAGAATAATCACCCCTTTTTTCGGCCTCTTTCCTGATTTTCTCATCGAAATCATATCTCGGAGAATCATCGTGGATAAAAAACCTTCGCTCGCTATTTTGGGCGGCTCCGGCTTTTATAATATGCCCGGCTTGGAAGATCAACAAGAATATGACTTCGAAACCCCCTTCGGCAAACCCAGCGCGCCTGTGCGGGTGGGGCTGCTCGAAGGCGTGCCGGTGGCCTTTTTGGCGCGGCACGGTCTGGGGCATACACTCTCGCCCAGCGAGATCAACTACCGCGCCAATATTTACGCCCTCAAATCGCTGGGCGTGGAACGCGTGGTGGGCATCAGCGCCGTCGGTTCGCTGCGCGATGACTATGCCCCTGGCGAAATTGTGATTCCCGATCAGCTTTTCGATTTCACCAAAAACCGACAGCGCAGCTTTTTTGGCGAGGGGTTGATTGCACATGTCGATGTTGCTGATCCTTTCTGCCCGCAACTCTCCCAAATGGCGCGCACCGCCGTTGAGAAAACAGGAGCCACCGTCCACAAGGGCGGCGCCTTCATCACCATCGAAGGGCCGCGTTTCTCCACCCGCGCTGAGTCGAACACATTCCGCGCCTGGGGCATGTCCCTCATCGGCATGACCACCTCCCCCGAGGCTTTTCTCGCCCGCGAAGCCGAGTTATGCTACGCCGTGATGGCCCATGTCACCGATTATGATGTCTGGCATATCAGCGAAGCGCCTGTCAGTGTCGAAATGGTCATTAAAACGCTCAACGAAAATACAAAAACAGCTCAAGATGCTGTGCGCAATCTGGCACACAGCCTGAGCGCACGCCAATGCCAATGCGGGCAGGCGCTTGCCAACGCGCTCATCACTGATCCCAAGCGAATCCCTGCCGAAACGCGGGAAAAGCTGGATTTACTCGTCACCAAATATTTACCCTAACTCGACAGGGAACGACAGACCGCCGTCATCTCAAGGAGTCACCATGAAAGAACTTACCATCCCCATCCCAGATGAAGCTATCCGCGAACTCAAAGTTGGCGAACCAGTAGCCCTCACTGGCATCATGCTCACCGGGCGCGACGCCGTCCACAAATGGATGATCGACACCTTCATCAAGCAAAACCGCGCCCCTGAGGGTGACGACGCTGAAGTATACGCTGCCATCAAGCCTATTCTGGCGGGCGGTGTAATCTATCACTGTGGGCCGGTGGTTTCCGGTCTGGATACCGGCGACTATAAATTCGTCGCCGCAGGGCCAACCACCAGCATCCGCGAAGAACCCTACCAGGGCGACGTGATGCACCACTTCAATATCAAGGGCGTTATCGGCAAGGGCGGCATGGGGGCGAAAACTCTGCAAGCCTGCCAGGAAGTGCCCGGCGTTTACTTTCACGCCGTGGGTGGCGCAGCCTCGCTCATCGCCCAATCGGTGCAAAAAGTACTCGGTGTCTACAAACTCGATTTCGGCGTCCCTGAGGCCATCTGGGTATTGGATGTGAAAAATTTCCCCGTGGTGGTAACGATGGATGCCCGCGGCAAAAGCCTTCATGCGGAAATCGAAGGAAAGTCGCGACAAGTACTCGACGATTTGCTCGCCAAATCCTGACCCGATGAAGGCACATCGCAAACTCCCTTTGGGGTGGGTTGCCATTGTGATGCTGATTCTGCTCTCGTGCAATTTCAGCCGCAACAGGACAAACACCCCCGAGCCAGGCGCTCTCTACACCCAGGCCGCCCAGACCGTTGAAGCCGCCTACACGCAGAGCGCCGCACAAACCCCGGCGACAGAAACGCTCGCGCCTGTGGCGAATGCCACGCCCCAACCCACCGACCAGGCCGATGAACGTTGCAATCAAATTGAATTCATCAGCGACGCCACCATCCCTGACGGCACGCTGATGACCCCGGGGAATGAATTCATTAAAACCTGGCGACTGAAAAACAGCGGCACCTGTGCCTGGACAAGCGGTTATGCCCTAATTTTCGACCACGGCGACCAAATGGATGGCGATGCCATGGTTCAGTTTACCAGCGGGGAAGTGAAACCCGGCGAAGCGGTGGATATTTCAGTGCGTCTCACCGCCCCTGAAAAAGACGGCACCTATCAGGGGCATTGGAAATTGCGTTCCGACAAGAACGAAATCTTCGGTCTCGGCGAGGATGCTGATACCGCTTTCTGGGTGGAGATTCGCGTAACGGCATTGGGCGCAGGCGGCCCCGATGGCAGCGTACTGCACGTCAGCGGGAGCATGGAATTCGGCAGCGTAGTTGCCACTGGCGACCTCGATGAGGGTATTTTCGCCCCCGAAGCGGAAGAAGGCGATATCAGCCTGAACCCCGCGAGCAAACAGCTCGAAACCCGCAATGGCTCATTATTCACCCTGTGGGGCGCCAACGCCCCCACATTCTCCGATTGCGTCAACGCCGCGTTATCAAACAATCCGCTACCCGTCAACGATGCACTGGTCGGAAAATATATCTGCTATCGCACCAATTTAGGCAAACCTGGGATGATCCAGGTGACCCTGTATAACCAAAACACCTTTGCCTTTGATTTCATCACCTGGAAGAAACCCTGATTCCAAAAAAATCCGCCGAGCAACCCGGCGGATTTTTTTTATTAGTCTTTGCGACCAGCAATCTGCTCTAAATGTCGATGATCTGAAATCAGAAACTCCGTTCGATTGATCTGAATCGCCCCTTCGCCTGCAAATTTATATAACTGCCTGCAAACCATCTCGCGCGTGGTGCCAATATGTGCGGCCATTTCGTCCAGAGTCATATTGCGTGCCACGGCTTCACCTTCAGGGCTGTTAAAACGATCCAGCAGTAAACCAGCTAATCGCCCGGTAACAGGTTGAAAGGCCAATTCTTCAACCATATCGCTGGCGTGCTGCATACGCTGCACCATCAGGCGCGCTAACTCCCAGGACATTTGACCATTTTGCAATAAAACTGGCTTCATACGTTCTTGAGACCATAAAGCAATGCGGCTATCTTCTTTAGCAATCAAGGCAACCGGCATCTCCGCATGGTCGAGGAAAAATCCAGTCCCCCAAAATATTTCTCCTGGCCCTAAATCAATCACAATCAGACTGCGCCCTCCTGACGATTCTTTTTCTGCTGATACCCGGCCTGCTTCCACCACGAAGAGATACGGCCACTGACTACCATAATGAGCAATCCACTCACCCGCCAGAAATGTGCGGGGAATCGCGATATCAACCAGGTGTTGCTTCTCTTGTGACACAAGGTGGGAAAATACTGAAGTCTGGGAAAGATGTTCGAATAAATTCATAATTAGTCCATATCGGCCAGGTGCCTAAGCGCATCATGATCGTTGATTGTGATGCGGGTGCGGGTAATTTGTACCACCCCATCGGTTTGAAATTGATATAACAAACGGCAAACCACCTCGGGGGAGGTCGCACATACTGCAGCCATATCTTCCAATGTCATATCCCGTTCCAGCGTGGGATGCTCGGGGTCATCCAAACTCGACATAATAAAATTCGCCAAACGGCCAGCAACAGGTTGAAACGCCAATCCATAAATAATGTCGCGAGCCCGCCGCATAATTCCTGTGAGCATACGGGTGATTCCAAACATGGCTTCGGGGTTGCGGTACAGGACTGGCAAGATTGTATCTCGGCTCCATAAATAGATCACACTGGCTTTCCCCGCCACCAATGACGCCGGCATAGGTGCATCGTCGAAAAATGAATGTGCCCAGAATAATTCGCCCGGGAGTAATGCAAATAATTGATGCTCTTTGCCGCCCGCAGAAAGCATCACCCAGCGAAGTCTGCCTGAATTAACAAACACAACATAAGGCCAAATATCGTCCTGAAAACAAAGATGCTCGCGCGAGCTCAATGGACGCCGGATAGCGCTGGATGCCAACATATCCAGATCAGATAATGGCAATGTGCGAAATATCGTTTTATCCGATAGTTTGTGAGCGAGTTGATTCATAGGATGTCGTCAGTTTGCAGGCATCTTGACAAAAGTCAAGGCAAGGGAGCCACTCCATAAGTATACTCATTATGAAA is a window from the Chloroflexota bacterium genome containing:
- a CDS encoding FHA domain-containing protein, which translates into the protein MSGIILLGIRILAALALYSFLGWALWLLWRGLQQHPDKVVTAMAVLQIQIQIGEQEQRQQFHASEITIGRAPTCECFINSKTVSTRHARLSFHHGQWWAEDLGSTNGTLLNREKLLEPTVLVLGDILQCGEAIISIQTWNNRPEEESYA
- a CDS encoding Crp/Fnr family transcriptional regulator yields the protein MNQLAHKLSDKTIFRTLPLSDLDMLASSAIRRPLSSREHLCFQDDIWPYVVFVNSGRLRWVMLSAGGKEHQLFALLPGELFWAHSFFDDAPMPASLVAGKASVIYLWSRDTILPVLYRNPEAMFGITRMLTGIMRRARDIIYGLAFQPVAGRLANFIMSSLDDPEHPTLERDMTLEDMAAVCATSPEVVCRLLYQFQTDGVVQITRTRITINDHDALRHLADMD
- a CDS encoding fumarate hydrolyase; this translates as MKELTIPIPDEAIRELKVGEPVALTGIMLTGRDAVHKWMIDTFIKQNRAPEGDDAEVYAAIKPILAGGVIYHCGPVVSGLDTGDYKFVAAGPTTSIREEPYQGDVMHHFNIKGVIGKGGMGAKTLQACQEVPGVYFHAVGGAASLIAQSVQKVLGVYKLDFGVPEAIWVLDVKNFPVVVTMDARGKSLHAEIEGKSRQVLDDLLAKS
- a CDS encoding Crp/Fnr family transcriptional regulator, with product MNLFEHLSQTSVFSHLVSQEKQHLVDIAIPRTFLAGEWIAHYGSQWPYLFVVEAGRVSAEKESSGGRSLIVIDLGPGEIFWGTGFFLDHAEMPVALIAKEDSRIALWSQERMKPVLLQNGQMSWELARLMVQRMQHASDMVEELAFQPVTGRLAGLLLDRFNSPEGEAVARNMTLDEMAAHIGTTREMVCRQLYKFAGEGAIQINRTEFLISDHRHLEQIAGRKD
- a CDS encoding FHA domain-containing protein, whose amino-acid sequence is MPDPVQTPPPEQETTPSAFLIVDGGQIVPLDRAVITIGRKKDNQIIINNPHVSRHHAQIRNVQQRYLLVDLNSKVGCSVNGKRVEQALLKPGDVISIGGVPLIFGQGADSKKRAQENMHPSANPLTGPTLTTDLKAADDYLALFDDAQE
- the mtnP gene encoding S-methyl-5'-thioadenosine phosphorylase, which translates into the protein MVDKKPSLAILGGSGFYNMPGLEDQQEYDFETPFGKPSAPVRVGLLEGVPVAFLARHGLGHTLSPSEINYRANIYALKSLGVERVVGISAVGSLRDDYAPGEIVIPDQLFDFTKNRQRSFFGEGLIAHVDVADPFCPQLSQMARTAVEKTGATVHKGGAFITIEGPRFSTRAESNTFRAWGMSLIGMTTSPEAFLAREAELCYAVMAHVTDYDVWHISEAPVSVEMVIKTLNENTKTAQDAVRNLAHSLSARQCQCGQALANALITDPKRIPAETREKLDLLVTKYLP
- a CDS encoding archease, whose amino-acid sequence is MPEHTAGYREIEHTADWELLVWAPDLPALLEQAARGMFALSQTELAEGLRRPIEFELPFSDRESLLVDFLAELLFFAEEQNLAPEQYQLNFDGINLKVSLAAAPILSQAKEIKAVTYHRLQIRATEKGIEVNIVFDV
- a CDS encoding DUF3662 domain-containing protein → MSAIVKTLNQIEARLQTLIEGKIAGLFPAQFDKAKLIDELMAALQTGIIEQQGVLTAPDIFHIRTHPQHSLQQIAPEPVTREMSDVLSQAAEQAGVAFRHPPIVDLVQLVNLETEGIEIITAFRGETVGETHAIQVEPEESVENAPPNAFLIVNGSQIFTLDKSVINIGRRNENDLVIDDPRVSRNHAQLRATRGRYTIFDLDSTGGTLVNGNPISQSELFPRDVISIAGVPLVYAQDEVIDTGTTQEYLPKPATDDEHPTRGAIL